In Electrophorus electricus isolate fEleEle1 chromosome 1, fEleEle1.pri, whole genome shotgun sequence, a single window of DNA contains:
- the LOC118241060 gene encoding transmembrane protease serine 9-like, translating to MTSGDQLTVKPPCHGRYTASQITVYLGTETLEGTNMNQVFRSVTSVTINPNYNSDTNDNDMALLQLSSTVTFTPYVTPISLAASGSTFFNGTLSWVTGWGNIGSGVSLPSPGYLQEVQVPIIGNRQCFCLYGGGITGNMICAGAIPGGKDSCQGDSGGPLVIKQGSIWIQAGIVSFGNGCAQANYPGVYTRVSQYQKWINQVITSNQPGFVTYTSNGTNADLNVSCSNLPPATTVVTTTTMTTAPPVVCGNANLNDLSGAGTGLASAGMWPWMASVQRNGTHVCGGTLIMSSADCFSGSTNASDWTVILGHLMQNGSNSKEVSIKVANITFSNTSQNNIAVLQLTVKPTLSNYIQPICVDQGSNNFAVNTQCWAAGWGSGGGAQQTLQQINTSVVSCDSASASTSICTQAFPLEQSERGGPLMCKVGASWFQAAVLTLLTSTANSTSTNPNITNPNITNSNSTNSNITNPNITNSDITKPNITNSNITNSNITNPNITNPNITNSNSINSNITNPNITNSDITNSNITNSNITNSDITNPNSTNPKSTNPNITNSNIINPNIINPNIINPNITNSNIINPNITNSNITNSNIINPNITNYNSTNSSSSKSLQVDVVTQKSIMTFSKTSDFT from the exons atgacctcgggagACCAGCTCACGGTCAAGCCGCCATGTCATGGCCG ATATACTGCCTCTCAGATTACTGTGTATCTGGGTACAGAGACTCTGGAAGGAACCAACATGAATCAGGTGTTCAGATCTGTCACAAGTGTCACCATAAACCCCAACTACAATTCAGATACCAATGACAATGACATGGCCCTGCTTCAGCTGTCTTCCACAGTGACCTTCACCCCCTACGTCACTCCTATCTCTCTGGCTGCCTCTGGTAGCACCTTCTTCAATGGAACCCTGTCCTGGGTCACTGGCTGGGGAAACATCGGCTCTGGAG TAAGTCTTCCATCTCCTGGGTACCTACAGGAAGTGCAAGTCCCAATTATTGGAAACAGGCAATGTTTCTGCTTATATGGTGGAGGAATCACAGGAAACATGATTTGTGCTGGAGCTATACCAGGAGGCAAAGACTCCTGTCAG GGTGATTCTGGAGGTCCACTAGTCATCAAACAAGGTTCTATTTGGATCCAGGCTGGGATTGTGAGCTTTGGTAATGGTTGTGCTCAGGCAAATTACCCTGGTGTGTACACCAGAGTGTCTCAGTACCAGAAATGGATCAACCAGGTGATCACCAGCAACCAGCCAGGCTTCGTCACGTACACGTCTAATGGAACTAATGCAGACCTGAATGTGTCCTGCAGTAACCTGCCTCCTGCCACCACTGTTGTGACCACAACCACCATGACCACCGCTCCAC CTGTGGTATGTGGCAATGCCAACCTGAATGACCTTTCGGGAGCGGGCACTGGCTTGGCGTCTGCTGGCATGTGGCCGTGGATGGCAAGTGTTCAGCGTAATGGTACCCATGTCTGCGGAGGAACGCTGATCATGAGCTCTGCTGACTGCTTCTCTGG CTCCACCAATGCTTCTGACTGGACTGTGATCCTGGGCCACCTCATGCAGAACGGCAGCAATTCCAAAGAGGTGTCCATCAAAGTGGCAAACATCACGTTCAGCAACACTTCACAAAACAACATAGCAGTGCTGCAGCTGACCGTTAAACCAACGCTGTCCAACTACATCCAGCCCATATGTGTGGACCAGGGCAGCAACAACTTTGCTGTGAACACTCAGTGCTGGGCAGCTGGCTGGggctcaggaggaggag CTCAACAAACTCTTCAGCAAATCAACACTTCTGTCGTGAGCTGTGATAGTGCATCTGCATCTACCAGCATCTGCACACAAGCCTTTCCACTAGAACAG agtGAAAGAGGAGGACCTCTGATGTGTAAGGTTGGGGCGTCGTGGTTCCAGGCAGCGGTTCTGACTTTGCTCACTAGCACAGCCAACAGCACTAGCACCAACCCCAACATCACCAACCCCAACATCACCAACTCCAACAGCACCAACTCCAACATCACCAACCCCAACATCACTAACTCTGACATCACCAAACCGAACATCACCAACTCCAACATCACCAACTCCAACATCACCAACCCCAACATCACTAACCCCAACATCACCAACTCCAACAGCATCAACTCCAACATCACCAACCCCAACATCACTAACTCCGACATCACCAACTCCAACATCACCAACTCCAACATCACCAACTCCGACATCACCAACCCCAATAGCACCAACCCCAAGAGCACCAACCCCAACATCACCAACTCCAACATCATCAACCCCAACATCATCAACCCCAACATCATCAACCCCAACATCACCAACTCCAACATCATCAACCCCAACATCACCAACTCCAACATCACCAACTCCAACATCATCAACCCCAACATCACCAACTACAACAGCACCAACTCCAGCTCCAGCAAAAGCCTGCAGGTGGATGTGGTTACTCAGAAGTCAATAATGACTTTCTCTAAAACCTCAGACTTCACCTAA